The following coding sequences lie in one bacterium genomic window:
- a CDS encoding aminopeptidase P family N-terminal domain-containing protein — protein MKEKISEIERTIFKRAEKVKEFIENKKFDCIFTKNPSHIFYLTGLFDIEGYLLIDRDNIYIFTSPLYFYESLDNLGYNNKYLKTYIKQIKNKNFQKFLSVYKKIGFINTEISYTLFKNLQKEIKSKLIPINDFFIEIRMAKDEEEIRLIKKAKEITEKTLQYIENIIKEGITELDLVAEIKYQLIKNGARKEAF, from the coding sequence ATGAAAGAAAAGATTTCAGAAATAGAAAGGACTATTTTTAAAAGGGCTGAAAAAGTTAAAGAGTTTATTGAAAATAAAAAATTTGATTGCATTTTTACAAAAAATCCATCACATATTTTTTATCTTACAGGTCTTTTTGATATTGAAGGATACTTATTGATTGATAGAGACAACATTTATATTTTTACTTCTCCTCTTTATTTTTATGAATCTCTTGACAATTTGGGGTATAATAATAAATATTTAAAAACATATATAAAACAGATAAAAAATAAAAACTTCCAAAAATTTCTATCCGTATATAAAAAAATTGGATTTATAAACACTGAAATTTCTTATACTTTATTTAAAAATTTACAGAAGGAAATAAAATCAAAACTAATTCCTATTAATGACTTTTTTATTGAAATAAGAATGGCAAAAGATGAAGAGGAAATTAGATTGATAAAAAAAGCGAAAGAAATTACTGAAAAAACACTTCAATATATAGAAAACATAATTAAAGAAGGAATCACAGAACTTGACCTTGTTGCTGAAATAAAATATCAGTTAATTAAAAATGGTGCAAGAAAAGAAGCATTT